In Synechococcus sp. CC9616, the following are encoded in one genomic region:
- a CDS encoding aspartate kinase has product MALLVQKFGGTSVGSSERIKAVAQRIARSREDGDEVVVVVSAMGHTTDELTGLAASLNSEPPQREMDMLLASGEQVSIALLAMALHAEGVSATSMTGPQVGIVTESTHGRARILEIRTDRVMARLREGQVVVVAGFQGTSCGSGGIAEITTLGRGGSDTSAVALAAALGADACEIYTDVPGVLSTDPRKVVDAQLMPTISCDEMLELASLGASVLHPRAVEIARNYGVNLVVRSSWSDEPGTRLTSRSSRSIGRDGLELCSPVDGVEQVDGQAVLALSHIPDQPGVAARLFEALSSADINVDLIIQSTHDGSSNAITFTVAEQDLDQARKVSGSLLDDLGGELAAEGGMTKLSIRGAGIMGRPGIAAKLFSCLSQQGINLRLIATSEVKVSCVIASNAGRNALQAVQEAFDVTDNQVQLNPAVEGEGEPEVRGVALDRDQAQLSVSHVPDRPGTAAALCSALADASISLDAIVQSERQHGDGSRDISFILRRDDRARADVVLAPLLAQWPGAALDESSGIARVSAVGAGMPATAGTAGRMFRALADADINIALIATSEIRTSCVVSEEDGVAALQAVHTGFGLGGGERHQAQGSNSPLDKP; this is encoded by the coding sequence ATGGCCCTGTTGGTGCAGAAATTCGGGGGCACCTCCGTTGGCAGCAGCGAACGGATCAAAGCTGTGGCTCAGCGCATTGCCCGCAGTCGTGAGGACGGCGACGAGGTAGTCGTCGTAGTCTCCGCCATGGGGCACACCACCGATGAACTCACCGGTCTAGCCGCCAGTCTCAACAGCGAACCTCCCCAACGGGAGATGGACATGCTGCTGGCCTCCGGTGAGCAGGTGTCGATCGCTCTGCTGGCGATGGCTCTCCATGCCGAGGGAGTTAGCGCAACCTCAATGACCGGACCCCAGGTAGGAATCGTGACGGAGTCCACCCATGGGCGGGCCCGCATCCTTGAGATCCGAACAGACCGGGTGATGGCACGGCTGCGTGAAGGGCAGGTGGTGGTGGTCGCCGGTTTCCAGGGAACCAGCTGCGGCAGCGGTGGCATCGCCGAGATCACCACCCTCGGTCGCGGTGGCTCAGACACGTCCGCCGTCGCCCTGGCGGCAGCCCTCGGTGCCGACGCCTGCGAGATTTACACCGATGTCCCCGGTGTACTCAGCACCGACCCCCGCAAAGTGGTGGACGCCCAGCTGATGCCAACGATCAGCTGTGACGAAATGCTCGAACTGGCCAGCCTGGGCGCCTCCGTACTGCATCCCCGGGCGGTGGAGATCGCACGTAACTACGGCGTGAATCTGGTGGTGCGCTCCAGCTGGAGCGATGAGCCGGGCACGCGACTCACCAGCCGCAGCAGCCGCAGCATCGGACGCGATGGCTTGGAGCTGTGCAGTCCTGTGGACGGTGTCGAGCAGGTGGATGGACAAGCCGTGCTGGCGTTGTCGCACATCCCCGATCAGCCAGGTGTTGCAGCGCGACTGTTTGAAGCACTCTCATCTGCTGATATCAACGTGGATCTGATCATCCAGTCCACTCACGACGGCAGCAGCAATGCCATCACCTTCACTGTCGCAGAACAAGATCTCGACCAGGCGCGCAAGGTATCCGGGAGCCTGCTGGATGATCTCGGCGGTGAACTGGCCGCAGAGGGCGGCATGACCAAACTCAGCATCCGCGGTGCTGGGATCATGGGCCGCCCAGGCATCGCAGCCAAGCTGTTTTCCTGTCTCTCACAGCAGGGCATCAACCTGCGCCTAATCGCCACCAGCGAGGTGAAAGTGAGCTGTGTGATCGCCTCTAATGCCGGCCGCAATGCACTTCAAGCCGTGCAGGAAGCCTTTGATGTAACAGACAACCAGGTGCAGTTGAATCCAGCCGTGGAAGGAGAAGGCGAGCCGGAGGTTCGTGGTGTGGCTCTGGATCGCGATCAAGCCCAACTGAGCGTGAGCCATGTTCCGGATCGACCTGGTACCGCAGCTGCACTGTGTTCAGCCCTTGCTGACGCCAGCATCAGCCTCGATGCGATCGTGCAATCGGAGCGCCAGCACGGTGATGGCTCCCGAGACATCAGTTTCATCCTGCGGCGGGACGACAGGGCACGTGCGGATGTGGTGCTTGCACCACTGCTCGCCCAATGGCCCGGAGCTGCTCTCGATGAAAGCTCCGGAATTGCCCGCGTCAGCGCTGTGGGGGCTGGAATGCCCGCAACCGCTGGAACAGCCGGCCGGATGTTCCGGGCCCTTGCGGATGCCGACATCAACATCGCCTTGATCGCCACCAGTGAAATCCGCACGAGCTGCGTGGTCTCGGAAGAGGACGGCGTCGCAGCTCTGCAAGCTGTTCATACCGGCTTTGGTCTTGGTGGTGGTGAACGTCATCAAGCACAGGGGTCCAATTCACCCCTCGACAAACCCTGA